AAATGAACGGACGGAACGTCCTTGAAATTCgttgagagaagaaaaaaaaaaaagaatcccgAGATGTAGGCGACTCGGTCAATCCTTATTATACAAGTTATCAACTCCGACAGTAAAGAAGTTTTGCTGCGAATGAAAACAgaatcagcaaaaaaaaatttgaaaaaatgacgataaTTTACACTGACCTTCGTATGAATGACATATTTGGTGACAGTGAAGTGATTTTGGattcatttgaatgaaaaaatagtacCACATTGCTGAACCTTGTCTTTATTCTAATCATTTTGCACACTGATTCTGCGAGATAAGCACGTCTTTAATTATTGTCGTACTTCCGTTATCAGCTACGGTTTTCGTGTCATTCTGCTAATTTTTAAGCATTGGAAAAACCATctgattttcgttttcgtatttaatttattatatgttgtattgaaaaaagaatttaccTATCGTAATGATTTACTTGAAAAGTTATTGAGtgcaagataaaaaaaaaaatcaattttgtgcATTTTCGAATTCCAAAGTACTTCTAAATGtgtctgtgaaaaaaaaaaaaaaaaaatgcagggTCATTTCACAAGAAAGAAGAATCTTCACCTTATCGAGACAGATTTTTGTTGTTTAATTAGGAAATTGAGACAGACCTTAATGAGAGATTTCTGCATTGCCAACAATAAGTTTTGGCCGTTAATAAAGACTCCGTATCAAGCTTTTGGTAGGGAATCCGGAGTTACCGACAGAGCCCGGCAACACGAAACCTCGCCGAAATTCGCGGGAACCGTCGGTTATTCgaatcgatattattttctGCAAGGTTGTGAATGAAAAGGGGGGAAATAAAGCTCAGCAGGGGGCTTTCGATCGAACTCAGTAGATAACGATCCACCTCGCTGTCCGGCCGAACAGATGGCCGACGCGATACCGAGGAGGTGTACGATAAAACGGTGCAGACTGAGTGAGGTGCGCGACGTCTGAGAGAGTAGAAAAGCGATAAAATGCGCAAGGGATCGTCGGGATCTACCGTGGCGGGAAGGAACAAAAGCTCATTCAATACGTGGATAACCGTCTGCGTTTAGTCGGGTGCGAGCATCGTGAAGTGTTAGATGAGCGATATGGTCATCCGCCTAACCGCTTCGGGTCGAAAACGAGAAGCCCCTGGAGTGCTGGATTAGGGATGTCTTCGGAGTGCCGTTGAGACGCATCAGAAACGAGTTACAGCATCATCGGTATCACCGGCAGCCTGAGTTGTCCGAGCATTGATAAACGATATCTTCAGCAGCGTCGTGAATGAGAtaaaagagaaggaaagggaaaaaaaccGTAACCGCAATTTCGGGCATCAAGCCGCGCATTACAGGTGAAAAACTACACGAACGATATGCGGAAAGTCGCTGCAAGGAGTTTAGCTACCCTCGTCCTTCTGGTCGCCGGGATCATCGACGGTGATCAGACCCCCCTTTCGAACTCAACGTGTCCGGCAAGTCTGGCCCTTCCGATACTGAACGTCGACGAAATCGTGGATTTCAAAAACGGTTCGATTTCCTACGAAGGCCGCGTTTACCCGGCGGGTTATCACCGTTGGGACGATTCGCGCAATCTCACCCTGGGCTGCGTCTGCGAATTGCCGGGGTTCAAGTGCGTGCGGAAATGTTGTCCCGGTTCTCAGGTGCTGAACTCATCGACCTCCAACTGCTCCCTTCAGGCCCCTGACCGAGCACCCCAATTTCCGGTCCCAGCGTTGGAACTCCCCGAGAAAAATCTCGATGAGGAAATCAGGAACTTCACGAGATTAGACCAGGTCTTCTACCTCGTGGAGTCCGGCTTCCTGTGCCAGGGATCAAAGTACATGCTCGAACCCACGAAATACCCAGAGGATGACTTCGTCCTTGATTCCAAGGGCGCTCTTGTCACGCAGGCTGCCGTTCTCGAGCCTGAAAGGTACTGTCTCGACTGGCTCGACGACCTCGAGACCATCCGCGTGATCGTTTGCTACGTCGAGGAGGCCCAGGAGGAGCCCGTCAAGATCGAGATCAAGTTGTACCCCGTGGGGATGATCGTTTCCTTGCCCTTTCTGCTCGCCACCTTCCTCGTCTACGCCATTATCCCCGAACTACGGAACGTCTACGGAATGACCCTGATGTGCTACGTCGCTAGTCTCCTCGTCGCCTACACGATGCTGGCCGTTGTTCAGCTCATCACGTTCGACGACTTGACGTGCATTGTACTCGGTGAGCAAAGACTTCGTTCCTTGAAATCAATCACTTTGCCGAATTAAGCAGGAGGACACCATTCGCTCGGAAATCGAATGAACCGTTCCAATCAACCAAGGCCTTGATTTTTATACCGATTTCTTCACCTCGTCCTGGCATTTTAGATTATTTACAATGTGCTTTTCAACAAATTACGAACCTTACAGGCGATTTTCAGTGATCTATGGATTGGATAGAGGCGCAGGAAATCACAGTGAATCATACACGGAGATAATAAAAAGACAGACTTTACTCAAAACTGCAGTAAAAAAGGACGGGTCAGGTTTTTTGGCAAAATATACTTTGCAAAGTGCAAAATTTATTCTAGAAACAGTGAAAATCACTGTGCGCGGACTAAAATCTCCtacatttataatttaaaaaaatatgtgtccCTCTTTTCCCAAGGTTTCGAGTAAGGTGtgctctttttcttttctccgtgTCCTAGAAATTACccaaaatgattttaaaacaGTAGATATCACGCGACTAACCGTAAATCAACGTAAGCACGCGATAAATGGAAATGAATCAGACATACGCCAATGATTTGAAACCATTAGGCGCTTACCATAAGGTTTGCAACGATGTCCATGATTTCCAACGCGTGCCACGCTGTTTCTTCAACGCTATCATTGCGACATCCTTGAGCGAATGAGTACTCGTTTACACACCACACTCTGAGCAAATACTTCAAGTGTAAATCTGCCGGAGTCGTTTCCTCTGGTAACTGATTCTATTTGAAAGTATTACGAAGAGAAGAGTTGAATTCTGCAGGAAAGAGCCTTAAGCAAAATCTCATTTATTACATGCATACAAAAAGTAACTAGAATTTCcatataattaaaatgaaattgttttcgaTGAAACTGCGGTACATGTGTGATGGTTTACATACATTGTACTTAGAGAACCGGAAGCTGGATGATTATGTCAGTTCTGAGAAGCTCTATTCTGACGTCCATAGACGAGTTAAACAAAACTCGTTCATGTGTATATAAGATATAATAACCAtgtacgaaaatgaaaaagctaTGCCACACGATGTTTTTATACATAGTATACGTACTTGTACTACCGACGATgaggaatttaaaaatagaaacCCCAATTCGTACTAAAATATCCGTATGATTTGATACGTTTTGTCTGATGTTTATTAGAAGCAACGCTAAACTCGGCCacgtttttttctaaaatgTTTCCTAACTGAGATGAAAATTCTACAACTCTTATTACCCGGactttatacgtataaagttgaaatatttccCGGTAGTTACGTTGAACGGAAGACGTAATCcgtgtgaagaaaaataatcacaccTATGTATCAggggggataaaaaaaattataaaaatctgGTTTCCGTTGGATATAATTATGATGCGGTTTGTATATATGAATACCAACATAGCGTACGtagaatgtatatatacaaaacatgtatacaatataacaCAGTTACGTTCTGGATCAACAAATTTGCCGAATGAAATCGCCGCAATTAAGATGCCCGCGTATATGCGTACATAAATGTTGGACAACTTTTGCGATATATGTGTATCGTCAGATTGTTGTCGCTATTTAAAAATGTGTCACTGTGCATTTTTCCCGTACCAACGtcattgtagaaaaaatttacgagaAATCTTTGAGACTTGAAAAATCCATTAGATTTACATTCTTACAAGTCCAACAAATCTCTCGTCATATGTACACGTAATGCTAATGAGACTGAAACAAGGGTCTGAATCttatcttgaaaaaatttttatgcaccTAATTAGATGTATGAAAGTCTAATAGGTTTCTTGTAAAATGTATCTAATAACGTTGGTGGAAGAAAAGTGCAGTCATAGATTTCATATATATGCACTTTTCCTCCACCAACGTTATTAGATACATTTTACAAGAAACCTATTAGcctttcatatatatatatacatatattagggtggtccttatttagggtgttgaagaattttttacaacccGCCTtacaaatcaatttcaaacgatGCAAAAACAGTtgcccaattttttcatatttttacctCAACTCTAAGATGGTTCGCTTTGTCATCGAAGTGATTACatgggaaaaactttttttttcagtatatattttattgtaagagtaataatgttccaaaaaaatctgtaaacgCGAGGTTTTAGTGGCcattagtgctactatctcaaaaaaaaaaaaaaaacccatcATCGTACCAGGCgatctagacgaattgcacttcctcaaagtactgattttttttttttttgctcagaAGTAAAAATCTGAACAAATTAGGCaactgtttttgaattatttaaagttAATTTGGGGGCGTCAGATGGTAAAGATTCGTCAACACCataaataaggaccaccctagtatatgatatatacatacacatatatatttatttataaactaaTGTGATGAATAAAATCTGGCAATTTTTTGACCGATTTATCGAtctataaaaatatcacagGATCGTCGGGAATATCATTCATCTCTTACGCTCGTGTGACGGTATCAAATTCTCTAGCCTCACGATGGATAAGTATAAAATTGCAATCACTGTAACGCAACATCAACGATACAAAAATACTTGTACCTagttgtacaaaattttacgAGACAAATAGTTACCGGGTCCGTGTAAATTCCCGTGAAAAAACCAAGTCGTGGAGCGTCGATAAGAATGACTAAGGATTTCGGTATCAGTTACAACGATGCGATAAAGTAACCGATCCGAGTGCGATCGCATCAGTCTCTTCGCGTCAAAGTGGCAGGAGGCAAGAGGTTTGCGGCTTGCGGTTTAGACGGtcaataaacaaaatgaataaaaacgcGGATCCACCAGCTGATCGTCATCGTCGCAGTAGAAAAACGCGTGGGCGGGTCTGCGCCGAACGCGTCCGCATTACTCAACGAAAAATAGTGTGAGAATGCAAGTTTGTAGTGGTGATCAAACGCGCTCCGAATATattgcatatacatataatacatatatatatatatatacattacacACAAACGCACATTTCGCTACGTAGGAAAATTCCCCGGTCAGGTGAGGTTGGTAAGCAGGGAAGGGAGCTGGCCCAGGGACAACGAACGGGGGCTCGTTTATCCAGTGTGTAAATCCTCAGTCCGATCCGCGTGAGTGTCGAGCGAGCATCATGCGGCGGTTGCTCTTCGCGTGTTTCATGCTCTCCTGGGCCCGAATCGGGGCCCGAAGCGCGTGGACGACCGCGAAAGACGAGAGTGATTGCGCGGCCTCGGGAAACTGCGTGTTGTTCTGCTGCCCTCCGGGCCTCTACAAGCATGGATCGAGATGCATCGAGGAGCCGGAAAATCCGGCCCCGTATCTCGAGCTGCCCCCGGTATTTGGGCCGGATTTGAAACCGCTCGAGAACGCGAGCGGCGTAGAGTTTTCGGTCATGTACAAAATGCCCTGCTCGTCGACCGGCAGTTATGCCCTTAGTCCGGAGGAGGAGGCCCTCGACGAGTTCTACCTCATGGCCAATGGGTCCGTTAGCAGGCCCCGATACCCAGAGGGATTGAAGGTCCTCAACTTCGGCCAGTTCTGCTTCGCTTCGTTGCTCCAGGATAACCAGTCACGAACCGTTGTTGCCGCCTGCTTCGAGACCACCCAAGAGAAGCGCAATGTGCCGGCGATATTTGCCATAGCCATGCTTCTCTCCACGCCATTTCTCATCGCCACTTTCTTCGTCTACACTGTTCTGCCGGAGTTCGATAACATCCATGGACTCACCCTTAGGGCCTACATCGCAGCCCTCTTCCTGGCATATTTGGGACTCGTTGTTGTCCAGCTCGGCGATCAGACTGTAGTGAAGATCACCGTCCTTTGCACGACTCTCGGTAACCGATTTCTTGTGTGATTTATGATGTGTGCCTACTCGTTTTAGTTGTCAACCTTGCTCcaattattgacattttttgcTTGGGAAATCAAAGTTGCAAGCCCTAACGATCTCTAGCAATTGGCATTAGTCACAGAGAAATTCCCAACTTGTGTGGTCAGTTTATAGTTTCGAAAGATAAAAGGGTCGATAATTGGGTCTGAACGAGTGAACAACTGGTGACACGTACCTTAATATCGGTTTGTTACTGGGTTTCGAAATGTAGAAAAGCGGCGTGGAAAAAAGTCGATAAGTGTATAGAAACGTCAAAGTATCGAAAGCCGGTAAGAAGCAGGATCTTCGATTCGATATTCAACGTGAAATGGATTTTCGCGTATTCCAAAACTAGATATTACGACCCTTTTATCATATTTCCTTCCGCCTCAAGAGCTCTCATCTCCGCATTGTCACCGAATCCACCACAATTTCTTCGAAacgtttacaaatttttagcaCATTTTCGTCGTTCTTTCATTCAAACCGCCTCTGAAGCTGGTTCATATAAAGCGAGTATGCAATCGCGTCGGACGTTACAAATTCCAAAACCCAACACATCCGGACtctgccaaatttttttccctctcacAGCGGACGATCTTCATTGGTTACGAAAATTCCTCTGTATAATGATCGAGAGAAAGAACTCGCGGGGATCGCACGATTTTGTGTAATCCGTCTAAAAATAGTTTTGGAATGCTCGATATAtcgcatttatttattcggaTCCTCCCTTCGTAAACTTCTATACGGAAGCTCGGAGATTCTGTGAAGCTGATTTCTCGGTCGCATAGTTCCACTGTCCATGAACTTCTGGTCACGTCTAACTGCAATCCAGGACAATCGATTCGGAGTTAATTTAAACACCGTGACGATGTTGAAACGACGTTTCTTCgtaaaatgcaaaaaagatgtttttttttttatatacaccAAGACCGCGCGATAGAATCCATTCACACGAATTTATTACCAGCAGTTGGATTCTCACGGACGAAGCTTCCAAGGTATCTAGTCCGAAGCTCTTGGCGATCTATTTTCTCATCTCGTTGATCAATGGCAAACcgaacgaatgaatattaTAGTATCAGTGGTGGCGACGTTTCTGTTATATTACGATAATTACCATCGAGTTCGGACATTTTCTGCACCGAAATGATTTCATGCattcgatgaaaattactGGTTCAATATCACAGATCGTAGATCTCTCGTTAGATTACGATACATACGTCAATTTCTATATTTACGCACGTGTATCGGACGTCGATGATTAGATTGTAACGCGTATCTAACCGCTGCTGTCCATCGTCGGGTTTATATAATATCAAATCGAAATTAGTACATACACAATCGTTAGCGGGTGAGGAAACGGCGTATATAATAATCCAAACCTATAAGCTGTCtcaaaagaaacgaaaaaaaaaaaaaaaaacttgttaaaTCCgagatataataatttacacgATACGCGAGTCACCTTAGACCTTGAATTTCGTACGTAAACGTTGTTACATTATAGTACAGAAAAATATTGGCAAAGTTTGTTAACATTCGATAAATATTatgcaaatttcaaaaatcattccGAAGTGAAAGGCACGACAAAAACGGACCATTGAATTCTTCTGACGGAAATGTTTCCTTGTTCGTTCGCTCATCGATCAGCTTGGCATTTAACGATATTTTCTAGATACCTCCCGGTACACATGCCTACGATGTGAAAGCGTCAAACGAGATGTCGTCAAACGCCTTTCAATTACACGCTTTATTACACCCGTACTTCGGTTTGTACCTGCATATATATGCTATAATAAAAGGTGTCCGCGTTTCCTCGTCGCGGATAATACGTCGGTTAAACGAACTTGCGCAAGAGTTCCGCCTGTTCAACGACCTCGacgtttgtttaaaaaatagaaacgaaaaataaaaggaatgtTCCGCATTATTTGTCCCGTGGAATTATAAAACGATTTCAAACATCATACGCGTCATCGGCTATCAACGTTTTCCGAACGGAATAgagagtgaaattttgttcttcGTCGTTATGAAAGCAAGACTTTTGGTAGTGATcgattttttatgtaatttgTATGAGAAATAAAGAAGCAGACGAAGATAAGTCGAACGGAATTAAGTGTTCGAACCGCGTTCCGGGAATACCTGGAGATCGATTTGCATACATGGAAGGAGAGACTTTAAATTCCGCAAGCATAATTTAACATCGGTATAATTGGTATTTCCGGAAAGTTAACAGAAATTCCCGTTAATATCGGTTacgtttgtttctcttttcgcTTCGGGAAAACCTCGATTTCGATCCCACTTTAAGATGTAACGGGACGTAGATTCCCAAGACAAAAGTGAATCTCGgtgagaataaataaaaatcattcataACCGAGTCGATAAGATAattcattttgaataataataatgccaaACAGTTGTCAATACActgtttaaacaaaaatttgggTAACAAATCTCTagtgaaattgtttttatttcgtataaaacgaattcattgatttttctgaatacctatgaatttttttggaatattcggcgattttgaataatacagttttccaaaattttccatGCCTCTAAAACTTCTCCAGTGTAATTGTATAACCATTGACGAAAACCTGTCCAAAAATTCGGTACTTTGaatccattttttaaaattttcaaacttctcgGAAACGGGTTTTCAATTcacgaaaaatttccaaaaaaaaattcatacttatttagaaaaatcaatgaattcattctgtataagataaaaaaaaattccactaGATATTTACTAcacaaatatttgtttaaacaatttattaacAACTTTttggcattattattattcaaaaagaATCATCTTGTCGGATTTTCGTGTCATCGCGAAGTGTTCGATATTCTCACcgagactcacttttggtcgcgaatatttttcgacttcATTCCTTACCATCGAACCTACGAGCGAGATTTctccaataatttttatttttttatccgcTGCCCGCAGAGTTAAAACACCGACAACCGAGTGAAACATTATGAATGATTAATCAAGGTACATCGGATGACTGCGTTTCTACAATCTGCGTATCAGACATGTTCGTGACAGTGTTTCACCGCAAGGCAAAACAATGTTTCTCAAGATATGATACATAACAGATATTATACACAGGATGTTAATCAAAAACGTACGCAAACACACTGTCGACGCAAAAACATACCGTGGAAGACAGGAATTATGCAGGGACGTAATTATACCGCAAATATGCAGCTGTGATCCACCCAGCGGACTTCCTTCTGCGTTCTCTCTCGATCTCCGTATCGCGAAAGATGCAGTTAACAACGGCCGCTGCTCTGCAAATGAAACTGCATATTACGCACGTATTGATGAAAAGTTGTAGGtatagattgaaattatttgcgGCACaatctcattttattttcagtcgAAAACATTTCGTTGAGAACAAAAGAAACATGCCAGTAACCGCACTCGTCAAGTATCTCGGAAATTGCAACACGCAAATTGAccgaggaaataaaaaatgtttatttttaccgcAGTACGTTCacacttcattttttttttttatcctggataatttttcctccaagtacaaaaaaattttataaccaaaaaaattgcGCTTTCGAAGAATACTCAGAGTAATATTactgatgaaaattaaaaatagaaagtaatatatatgtacgggATTACCggtttattattaaaatttcagtCATAAATGTCATCGTCAATTTCGTCTTTGGCATTCAAATCTTCCGTCCGAATAATCAATGCTGAATTCATGCAATTGCTTCCATCGCACACACCATAAATTTCAATGCAGTGCAGCCCATTTTTTCTACAACCAAAACCTGGGCCACGTTCTTTTTTGGCAGTTGCAAACAattattttgatgaaattctcTAATGTTGAATATTGAATCATGATTGAATTGATATTACTTGTACCTTGTGGCACTTTTGATACAAGGAAGCCGTGTGGCTCTCGGAATAAGACTGGCTTGATAGCAGATCAGCTATCGAGCTCAACCCGATCCCCCTGAAACGCTTTCAAGGTCGTAAACCCGAATGGGAATTCAATGTGCTCTACACTACAGGCCTGTAGTATAGGGCCTATActcattttgaaaaagaattaacGATGATACGGTACTGGGAATACCTCACGCACGCTTTTAATGCGATTAAACGAGTAATGGAgttattcgaataaataaaaaaataaaaatcaggtTTTCTCAAGTGGTGAACTTTCATTCTGATTCGTTTGCGGAgggattgcaaaaattttcatggaaaTCCATTATTAcgttttttatatttgactTCACGTATGTGAATTGATCATAAGAACAATGATCGACAAGGCAAATCAAttagttttatttcattgctCGTTACCTCCCATTACATCCGTTGgaaaataatgtatattacCTTCCTAAGGAGATAATTAATTCCAAGCTTGGAACGagcaattttttatccaatttacATGCGAGAAAAAAGGCCTACTTTATTCGCGTGTTAAAAAACGCATGTTTTTTCATGATAGACGATAGGATAACTCGTTAgtggatttttctttttgctatctttatcttttttataccgtttaagatttttctctctctttttgtATACAGAGATGTACCTAACTTGtggaattatat
The Neodiprion fabricii isolate iyNeoFabr1 chromosome 5, iyNeoFabr1.1, whole genome shotgun sequence genome window above contains:
- the LOC124183086 gene encoding G-protein coupled receptor Mth2-like isoform X1, whose protein sequence is MRKVAARSLATLVLLVAGIIDGDQTPLSNSTCPASLALPILNVDEIVDFKNGSISYEGRVYPAGYHRWDDSRNLTLGCVCELPGFKCVRKCCPGSQVLNSSTSNCSLQAPDRAPQFPVPALELPEKNLDEEIRNFTRLDQVFYLVESGFLCQGSKYMLEPTKYPEDDFVLDSKGALVTQAAVLEPERYCLDWLDDLETIRVIVCYVEEAQEEPVKIEIKLYPVGMIVSLPFLLATFLVYAIIPELRNVYGMTLMCYVASLLVAYTMLAVVQLITFDDLTCIVLAFVIHFSFLASFFWLNVMCVDIWWTFAGYRSIQGSVRQRERKKFILYSIYAWGCACLLTGICIIMEYAPGIPSNIVRPEFGVDKCWFKTEMAKAYYFYIPMGLTVLCNIILFILTAAKIIQHKKNTAHQLKGTESRRHDDNKQWFNLYLKLFIVMGINWSMEIISWAYKSPEYLWYITDLANTLQGVIIFIIFVWKEKIKRLLMKRFGCKGENFLSRDSTRSAYHSSTSRTCTTSVPLNEKTNSCPEPAAKYKSTNFDDSDGA